A single Candidatus Omnitrophota bacterium DNA region contains:
- a CDS encoding response regulator: MAHKLLLVEDEHMLAYTLGELITLLYGFEVFLAGSVAESLRLIETQQPAVILLDLHLADGSGMQVLEGARRLGSKAIIYVITGFEDPELDVQARSLGAHDYLVKPVDPKELKAKLDEAVGRVTHTQGD, translated from the coding sequence ATGGCGCATAAACTGCTCCTCGTTGAAGACGAACACATGCTGGCGTACACCCTGGGCGAGCTGATCACCCTCTTGTACGGTTTTGAGGTATTTCTTGCCGGGAGTGTGGCCGAATCCCTGCGCCTCATCGAAACCCAACAACCGGCGGTGATCTTGTTGGATTTACATTTGGCTGACGGAAGCGGCATGCAGGTTTTGGAGGGCGCGCGGCGCTTAGGCTCCAAGGCAATCATTTATGTTATTACAGGATTTGAGGACCCGGAGTTGGACGTGCAGGCGCGTTCCCTGGGAGCCCATGACTACTTAGTGAAGCCTGTAGACCCCAAAGAGCTCAAGGCCAAGCTCGATGAGGCGGTCGGGCGGGTTACGCATACGCAAGGAGATTGA
- a CDS encoding GAF domain-containing protein, protein MVLATLIFFRGWRSPISRALALLCFETFMWQIGWLRGYFPTSEVERLLTVKVAYTFVLFLPATLYHFIANYLCLRSERFWVKLSYLICIIWLVILWTSDAFVGGYLEFDWGMYARAGAWHPAYLFFASVVFLRSLILARNAAFDNSVSATVRNKNRFVYGTYAFYLLAVVEYSINYGFPIYPIGVFFILTAFSILAYAIMRHRLLDVTVVAARTLVFALVYFVLLGIPLIGALYYHSVLERLFGALWWVAVYILCAILATGAHHANIYLQHKAEDRLLAEERRAHQALETISQNMLRFTKLKSLLRQIVHNLVKILQVKHAAIYLVAGEAGEYKRASAWLPPRRHSPLPQSLPGDFPLASHMTRKKLPLVREELRLSQQIKKGRFEPLAQSMDQIQASLVVPAFRQNRLLGFLALGDKRSGRIWTQADLSNLVLLANQAALAVENTQLHEAEEQRLIKEAVEQTAADIAQGVSHQFNNRLYVISVLASSPVLIMGEGDPNALSKEELIKWLGKMKESLLKIAHEAETGGQISRGIMSLAKADPYKFEPAELTPLIEQSIEFVKIKHSKEKVTLGRDLPSIVLEIPQGLPKISCNRAQVHDSFLNVIDNAIDAIRDKEQLIARGVMPAPDANFQPRICVRAESEDGWILVQIEDNGTGIDKQDIRKIFTPYWTTKATGQKGQTPGGHGLGLYFIKRIIEAHGGKILVESERGRYTRFSIRLPALKPGEESHTHGA, encoded by the coding sequence TTGGTTCTCGCAACCCTCATCTTCTTTCGTGGGTGGCGTTCTCCCATCAGCCGAGCTTTAGCGCTTCTCTGCTTTGAAACCTTCATGTGGCAGATCGGCTGGTTGAGAGGTTATTTCCCCACAAGCGAGGTCGAGCGACTCCTCACAGTTAAGGTCGCCTACACTTTTGTCTTATTTCTGCCCGCGACTCTCTACCACTTCATCGCCAACTATCTCTGCCTTAGATCCGAACGCTTCTGGGTCAAACTCTCCTACTTGATTTGCATTATCTGGTTGGTGATCCTGTGGACGAGTGATGCTTTTGTAGGAGGATACCTGGAATTCGATTGGGGAATGTATGCCCGCGCAGGAGCGTGGCACCCGGCCTATCTGTTTTTCGCATCTGTTGTATTCTTGAGGAGCTTGATACTTGCGAGAAATGCGGCCTTTGACAACTCCGTCTCCGCGACTGTGAGAAATAAGAACCGTTTTGTATACGGGACTTACGCTTTCTACCTTCTTGCCGTAGTTGAGTACTCCATTAATTATGGATTCCCGATCTATCCTATTGGCGTATTCTTCATTTTAACCGCCTTTAGCATCCTTGCTTACGCAATCATGAGACACCGGCTTTTGGATGTGACTGTCGTTGCGGCGAGGACGCTGGTCTTTGCGCTTGTCTACTTTGTGCTCCTTGGCATTCCTTTGATCGGTGCTCTCTATTACCATTCAGTTCTAGAAAGGCTGTTTGGTGCACTATGGTGGGTCGCAGTCTATATTCTCTGCGCCATCCTTGCCACCGGCGCACACCATGCCAATATTTACCTCCAACACAAGGCAGAAGACCGGCTGCTGGCGGAGGAGCGGCGCGCACACCAGGCGCTGGAGACGATTTCCCAAAACATGTTGCGTTTTACCAAGCTCAAGAGTCTACTCCGGCAAATCGTGCATAACCTTGTAAAGATCCTCCAAGTCAAGCATGCGGCCATCTATTTAGTCGCGGGTGAAGCGGGCGAGTACAAACGGGCTTCTGCTTGGCTTCCTCCCCGGCGCCACTCCCCTTTGCCCCAGTCTCTGCCCGGAGATTTTCCTTTGGCCTCCCACATGACACGCAAAAAGCTGCCTCTCGTGCGCGAAGAATTGCGCCTTTCCCAGCAAATCAAAAAAGGCCGTTTCGAGCCGCTCGCACAGAGCATGGATCAAATCCAAGCTTCGCTCGTGGTGCCGGCCTTTCGCCAGAACCGGCTGCTCGGGTTCTTGGCGCTGGGCGACAAGCGCTCCGGCCGCATTTGGACCCAAGCGGACTTAAGCAACTTGGTCTTGTTGGCCAATCAGGCCGCTTTGGCGGTTGAAAACACCCAACTTCACGAAGCCGAAGAACAACGCCTCATCAAGGAGGCCGTGGAACAAACCGCCGCGGACATCGCGCAGGGCGTTTCGCATCAATTCAACAACCGGCTCTATGTTATCTCGGTCCTGGCCTCCTCCCCTGTCCTCATCATGGGCGAGGGCGACCCCAACGCGCTCTCCAAAGAGGAACTCATCAAGTGGCTCGGCAAAATGAAAGAAAGCCTCCTCAAAATCGCGCACGAGGCCGAGACCGGCGGCCAGATTTCCCGCGGTATCATGAGCCTGGCCAAGGCCGATCCCTACAAGTTCGAACCCGCGGAACTCACGCCGCTCATTGAGCAATCCATCGAGTTCGTCAAAATCAAGCATTCCAAAGAAAAAGTCACCCTGGGGCGCGACCTGCCCTCGATTGTGCTGGAAATCCCGCAAGGCCTGCCGAAGATCAGCTGCAACCGGGCGCAGGTTCACGACTCCTTTCTGAACGTCATTGACAATGCCATTGACGCCATCCGGGATAAGGAGCAGCTGATTGCGCGCGGCGTCATGCCCGCGCCCGACGCCAACTTCCAGCCCCGCATCTGCGTGCGCGCCGAATCCGAAGACGGGTGGATATTGGTGCAAATCGAAGACAACGGCACCGGGATCGACAAGCAGGACATCCGCAAGATCTTCACCCCCTACTGGACCACCAAAGCCACCGGGCAAAAGGGACAAACCCCGGGCGGACACGGTTTGGGGTTATACTTTATCAAGCGCATTATCGAAGCCCACGGCGGGAAGATTCTGGTGGAGTCCGAACGCGGCCGGTACACGCGCTTCAGCATCCGCCTGCCTGCCTTAAAACCAGGCGAAGAGAGCCACACGCATGGCGCATAA